The following is a genomic window from Leptotrichia trevisanii DSM 22070.
CCTAGAGTACTTGTAACCACAAGAAGGACAGAGCTTAGACTTACAAGTAATAGGGAACAGGTGTGTAACGGGACAGTGAGGACATTTGAACTTGACAAAACCTTTTGAAATATCCCTGCAGGCAAGAAATTTATCAATGGAAAGTTTAATATGTTCAAGGTGACTGTCGCCAATATTATTTTTCTTGCAAAATTTTAAGGAATCTAGTAAAATATTGTTGTTACTGAAAATATATTTCAGTTTATTTTGTGTAATGTTTATCATAAATATATTATACAAAAAAATCAGCCGAATTTCTATTCGGCTTTTTTTATTAATTCCAAAATTAAAAATTCAAACTTATATCAATTTGGTAGCATTATCTTAATCTAGGCAAGGTATTTATACAAAAGAATGTTTAACAAACGCCACAAGGCTAATACAAGGTTATACGATGGATAGATAAAGCTGTATTAGATAAGCCATCCCTATAAACATAGCACCATTTTCTTGATTCTACTTAGTATGGCTATGAAATATAAATAATTTTTTTTGAGAAAATTAGCAACCATTAATTTAACCTGTTTATTAATTGTTAAAAAAATTTTAAATTTTTGTTGTAAAAGTACAACAAATAATGTATAATTAGATTGCAGATAAGAATATTTATACTGTATATCTGTGATAACTGAATGAAAGTTTAAGCGTTATGTAAGAACGCCAGCCACAGAGCCACTATTATAGTGGTGTTTTTTTATACATAATTTTTAGATAAATTAATACAGATAAAAGGAAGATAATATATAAAGAATACTGTATAAATAATGGTATGAAAGAAAGGAGTACATTTATGGTTTATATTAATGATAAAGAAGTATCTAAAAAGGAACTGAACAGGATAAGCAAAAGGATAGTTGAAAATACGGAAACTATTGAGGACTTGCAAAAGTTATCAGATTTTAGGGCGGAACACTCAAAAATAATAAAAAGTTTCGTATGGAGCTTAAGAAGTATTATAAATAACAAGAAAATAAAATTGCCAAGCAACAGAAATTCAATAATCATTTCCCAAAGATTAAAGAGATTGCCCTCAATAATAGGGAAACTTAAAAGGTTTCCAGAGCTACGTTTGGGCAGAATGCAGGACTTGGCAGGAGCAAGAATAATATTACCTGGCATAAAGGATACTGAAGAAGTTGCAAGTTACTTAAAAAATAAAGTTTATAAACAAAAAGACAAGAATAATTTTTTATTTATTAGGGAAAAAAATTATATCTTAGGGCCAAAAGAGGACGGCTACAGGTCAATACATCAGATATTTAAGTATCAAGGGAAAAAGGAAACAAAACTTGAGGGGTATCAGATTGAATTACAAATAAGAACTAGGTTGCAACATCAATGGGCTACCTCAGTTGAAATAATAGACAGCATAAAACAGCAATCTTTAAAGACAGGTGGGGGAGACATTTATTATAGGGAATTTTTTAAATTGTCAAGCAAACTGATAGAATACATTGAATTGAACAAAGATATTTCAGAAATTTCAAAAGAGCTGGATAGGTTAAGAGAACTAAACAAGGAATTTAATATACTGAAAACTTTAAGCAGTTTACGAGTTATAACCAAACGGCTTGAGGAAATCACAGGAGAAGGCTA
Proteins encoded in this region:
- a CDS encoding transposase zinc-binding domain-containing protein, which encodes MINITQNKLKYIFSNNNILLDSLKFCKKNNIGDSHLEHIKLSIDKFLACRDISKGFVKFKCPHCPVTHLFPITCKSKLCPSCGYKYSR
- a CDS encoding RelA/SpoT domain-containing protein, translated to MVYINDKEVSKKELNRISKRIVENTETIEDLQKLSDFRAEHSKIIKSFVWSLRSIINNKKIKLPSNRNSIIISQRLKRLPSIIGKLKRFPELRLGRMQDLAGARIILPGIKDTEEVASYLKNKVYKQKDKNNFLFIREKNYILGPKEDGYRSIHQIFKYQGKKETKLEGYQIELQIRTRLQHQWATSVEIIDSIKQQSLKTGGGDIYYREFFKLSSKLIEYIELNKDISEISKELDRLRELNKEFNILKTLSSLRVITKRLEEITGEGYLILILDYKGNSIRYIQVPEENISRDYLMYEREYKEDTNNVVSVSVENLKNLRKAYPNYFLDAREFVTTIGKYINNTEE